A window of Raineyella sp. W15-4 contains these coding sequences:
- a CDS encoding GlxA family transcriptional regulator: MYCVVVLALPDAIAFDMAMPIEAFGRVRLPDGRPGYRVLVAGPETSVQAGPLELRVEEGLEALEWADLVVVPGRNDPLQPSPPEVLAALRAAYDRGTRIASICVGAFTLAEAGLLDGRKATTHWLTADEFTSRYPAVRLDLDQLYTDNGSILTSAGAASGLDLCLYLVQRDYGMAVAADAARLAVAPLHRSGGQAQYILRNRPTYRTATLEPVLAWIEAHAHRALTLADIAAAADTSVRTLARRFKDETGQSPMQWVSGVRIRHAQELLETTDHTVDRIAAQTGFSTTSNFRAQFAQTLGVTPGAYRKAFRPRPAGG, from the coding sequence GTGTACTGCGTGGTGGTGCTGGCTCTTCCCGATGCGATTGCCTTCGATATGGCCATGCCGATCGAGGCGTTTGGCCGCGTACGCCTCCCGGACGGACGGCCGGGGTACCGCGTGCTCGTCGCGGGCCCGGAGACCTCGGTGCAGGCGGGTCCGCTGGAACTGCGGGTCGAGGAGGGCTTGGAGGCGCTGGAGTGGGCCGACCTCGTCGTGGTGCCGGGCCGCAACGATCCGCTGCAGCCGTCGCCTCCGGAGGTCCTGGCGGCCCTCCGTGCCGCGTACGACCGTGGGACGCGGATCGCGTCGATCTGTGTGGGGGCGTTCACGCTCGCCGAGGCGGGCCTCCTCGACGGCCGGAAGGCGACGACGCACTGGCTGACCGCAGACGAGTTCACCAGCCGGTATCCGGCGGTCCGGTTGGACCTCGATCAGCTCTACACCGACAACGGGAGCATCCTCACCTCCGCCGGTGCGGCCTCCGGGCTCGACCTGTGCCTGTACCTGGTGCAGCGGGACTACGGGATGGCCGTCGCCGCGGATGCCGCCCGCCTCGCGGTCGCGCCGCTGCACCGGTCCGGCGGGCAGGCGCAGTACATCCTCCGGAACCGCCCGACCTATCGGACGGCGACCCTCGAACCGGTCCTCGCCTGGATCGAGGCGCACGCGCACCGGGCCCTCACCCTCGCCGACATCGCGGCTGCGGCGGACACCAGTGTGCGGACGCTGGCCCGTCGGTTCAAGGACGAGACCGGGCAGAGCCCCATGCAGTGGGTGTCGGGGGTGCGCATTCGACACGCCCAGGAGCTGCTCGAGACGACCGACCACACGGTGGATCGGATCGCCGCCCAGACCGGGTTCTCCACCACGAGCAACTTCCGTGCCCAGTTCGCCCAAACCCTCGGCGTCACCCCCGGCGCGTACCGGAAGGCGTTCCGTCCCCGGCCGGCGGGCGGGTGA
- a CDS encoding VOC family protein encodes MTTSGPDFVSFQVRDREASATFYEETVGLIRLPVPNPAAAVFSAGDVSFAVRDPFPGVDLDAVGQLGAGIGVWFHNADADGLHARLVEAGVPIVQEPFEGPFGTQFAFRDPDGYVVTIHSKA; translated from the coding sequence ATGACAACCAGTGGCCCCGATTTCGTGTCGTTCCAGGTACGCGACCGCGAGGCGTCCGCGACGTTCTACGAGGAGACGGTCGGGCTGATCCGGCTCCCGGTACCGAACCCGGCCGCGGCCGTGTTCTCCGCCGGCGACGTCTCGTTCGCGGTGCGCGACCCGTTCCCGGGCGTGGACCTCGACGCCGTCGGCCAGCTCGGCGCAGGCATAGGCGTCTGGTTCCACAATGCCGACGCCGACGGCTTGCACGCGCGGCTGGTCGAGGCGGGTGTGCCGATCGTCCAGGAGCCGTTCGAGGGTCCCTTCGGGACCCAGTTCGCCTTCCGTGACCCCGACGGCTACGTCGTCACCATCCACTCGAAGGCCTGA
- a CDS encoding MarR family winged helix-turn-helix transcriptional regulator: MEEVGGRTVPEELGVLIKETQAVLHQRMDEVLRPLALSVPQYACLQALQDTPGITGSDLARRAFVSRQSMNVLIQGLEKRGLVERSDAPGPRRERATILTPAAVALLVQARVEVAGVVGTMTDRLDGADRDRLRALLASCRDALLGS, encoded by the coding sequence ATGGAAGAGGTGGGTGGCCGCACCGTGCCGGAGGAACTGGGCGTGCTGATCAAGGAGACGCAGGCCGTGTTGCACCAGCGGATGGACGAGGTGCTGCGTCCGCTCGCGCTGAGTGTGCCGCAGTACGCGTGCCTGCAGGCCCTGCAGGACACCCCGGGCATCACCGGCTCCGACCTCGCCCGGCGCGCGTTCGTCTCCCGTCAGTCGATGAACGTCCTGATCCAGGGCCTCGAGAAGCGTGGTCTGGTCGAGCGGTCCGACGCCCCCGGTCCGCGCCGGGAACGCGCCACGATCCTCACGCCCGCAGCCGTTGCGCTGCTGGTGCAGGCACGTGTCGAGGTCGCTGGTGTGGTCGGGACGATGACCGACCGGCTTGACGGGGCCGACCGCGATCGGCTCCGTGCACTGCTCGCCAGCTGCCGCGACGCGCTGCTGGGATCGTGA
- a CDS encoding MFS transporter, whose product MSPTTRIHALHPERYKWVALSNTTLGALMASINGSIVMIAMPAIFNGIRLDPLQAGNVSYLLWMLMGYLLVTAVLVTTFGRLGDLYGRVRVYNLGFLVFTLAAIALSVDPYVGGAGAVWLILWRLVQAVGGSMIFANSTAIITDAFPAGKRGTAMGINQVAGLAGTFVGLVLGGLMAALHWRWVFLVSVPVGIIGTVWAYLSLRETGERARLAAGKESLDAIGNLLFAGGLTALLIGITYGIQPYGDRMDGWGNPWVIAGIVGGLAILVAFVWYESRIPNPMVDVRLFRIRVFAFGNLSAFLSAVARGGLQFMLIIWLQGIWLPLHGYAYEDTPLWAGIYMLPLTVGFIIAGPLSGMISDRLGSRIFAPLGLTLVGVTFLGFLMIPVNFPYWLFAVVCFLNGVGSGMFAAPNRSTVMSSVRASERGIASGMSSTFTNAGSSLSIGVFFSLMIAGLAGTLPTALYAGLTAHNVPAGVATRIANLPPTGSLFAAFLGYNPIRSMLEPTGVLDKLPAADVGVLTGQQFFPQLISAPFQSGLVIVFLAAAVMSFVGALASLARGKHVRVIGTAAHVEPVAVEVGGERD is encoded by the coding sequence ACGTGAGCTATCTGCTGTGGATGCTGATGGGGTACCTGCTGGTGACCGCCGTCCTGGTGACCACCTTCGGGCGGCTCGGCGACCTGTACGGACGGGTGCGCGTCTACAACCTCGGCTTCCTCGTCTTCACCCTCGCCGCGATCGCCCTGTCGGTCGACCCGTACGTCGGCGGCGCCGGCGCGGTCTGGCTGATCCTGTGGCGGCTCGTCCAGGCCGTCGGCGGGTCGATGATCTTCGCCAACTCGACCGCGATCATCACCGACGCCTTCCCGGCCGGAAAGCGCGGGACCGCGATGGGCATCAACCAGGTGGCCGGCCTCGCCGGCACCTTCGTCGGGCTGGTGCTCGGCGGCCTGATGGCGGCCCTGCACTGGCGCTGGGTGTTCCTGGTCTCGGTCCCGGTCGGCATCATCGGCACGGTGTGGGCCTACCTCTCGCTCCGGGAGACGGGTGAGCGAGCCCGCCTCGCGGCGGGCAAGGAGTCGCTCGACGCGATCGGCAATCTCCTCTTCGCCGGCGGTCTGACCGCGCTGCTGATCGGCATCACCTACGGCATCCAGCCGTACGGCGACCGGATGGACGGCTGGGGCAACCCCTGGGTGATCGCCGGCATCGTCGGTGGCCTCGCCATCCTCGTGGCCTTCGTCTGGTACGAGAGCAGGATCCCCAACCCGATGGTGGACGTACGGTTGTTCCGGATCCGGGTGTTCGCCTTCGGCAACCTCTCGGCCTTCCTGTCGGCGGTGGCGCGGGGCGGCCTCCAGTTCATGCTGATCATCTGGCTGCAGGGCATCTGGCTGCCGCTGCACGGTTACGCGTACGAGGACACCCCGCTGTGGGCGGGCATCTACATGCTGCCGCTGACGGTCGGGTTCATCATCGCCGGACCGTTGTCGGGGATGATCTCCGACCGGCTGGGGTCGCGGATCTTCGCCCCGTTGGGTCTGACCCTGGTCGGCGTCACCTTCCTCGGGTTCCTGATGATCCCGGTGAACTTCCCCTACTGGCTCTTCGCCGTGGTGTGCTTCCTCAACGGGGTCGGTTCGGGCATGTTCGCGGCGCCCAACCGGTCCACCGTGATGAGCAGCGTACGTGCCTCCGAACGTGGCATCGCGTCGGGCATGTCGAGCACGTTCACGAACGCCGGCAGTTCGCTGTCGATCGGTGTCTTCTTCTCCCTGATGATCGCCGGCCTGGCCGGGACCCTGCCGACCGCGCTCTACGCGGGCCTCACCGCCCACAATGTCCCCGCCGGGGTCGCCACCCGGATCGCGAACCTGCCTCCCACCGGCAGCCTGTTCGCCGCCTTCCTGGGCTACAACCCGATCCGGTCGATGCTCGAGCCGACCGGGGTGCTGGACAAGCTTCCGGCCGCGGATGTCGGTGTCCTGACCGGGCAGCAGTTCTTCCCGCAGCTCATCTCGGCGCCGTTCCAGTCCGGCCTGGTGATCGTGTTCCTGGCGGCCGCCGTGATGAGCTTCGTCGGGGCGCTGGCCTCGCTCGCCCGCGGCAAGCATGTCCGGGTGATCGGGACGGCGGCCCATGTCGAGCCGGTGGCCGTCGAGGTGGGCGGCGAGCGGGACTGA